A single Lactuca sativa cultivar Salinas chromosome 8, Lsat_Salinas_v11, whole genome shotgun sequence DNA region contains:
- the LOC111876158 gene encoding uncharacterized protein LOC111876158 has translation MDSVAPAIEKDAQKTIPSPWEFSCDLEVDYKSDENAGIVYSTLAVDKELQPDKVKRLMSVSDGKLSVHFEAVEARFLRASYSAFMDALTLATKTIEQFGDLEHQNI, from the exons ATGGATTCTGTTGCTCCTGCGATTGAAAAAGATGCCCAAAAAACTATTCCATCTCCATGGGAATTCAGCTG TGATTTGGAAGTAGATTATAAGTCTGATGAAAATGCTGGCATAGTATATTCAACGCTAGCTGTTGACAAGGAG CTCCAACCAGATAAAGTCAAGCGGCTGATGTCAGTGTCTGATGGGAAACTTTCAGT GCATTTTGAAGCAGTTGAAGCAAGATTTCTTCGTGCATCATATAGCGCCTTTATGGATGCCTTAACTCTAGCCACAAAAACAATCGAACAATTTGGTGATCTTGAGCATCAAAACATCTAG
- the LOC111876148 gene encoding protein ABIL2, which produces METLTSSAASPANYDEIAMQQTLLFSDSLKDLKNLRKQLYAAAEYFELSYTNDDQKQLVVETLKDYAIKALVNTVDHLGAVSCKVNDLLSEKVNEVSTTELRVSSIQQRLRVCQGCFDHEGLAQQSSLINIPKYHKRYILPVGETMQGGMRTKSKYQGCSLDDEDEWHEFKNAVRATIKEKETPPSLASKRRSPSPTPQQPGSFAFTAAVTRKDLEKRSISPRRFSLLRTGSLSSRPTTPNSRSTTPTNRSRPTTPTSVSRQMLSEPRKSASMRMHADRETNRETDQNQNQIPSKSKRLLKALLSRRKSKKDDMLYTYLDEY; this is translated from the exons atGGAAACACTAACCTCATCTGCTGCATCTCCGGCCAACTATGATGAGATCGCTATGCAGCAAACATTGCTATTTTCCGACAGTTTGAAG GATTTAAAGAATCTGAGAAAACAACTGTACGCAGCTGCTGAATACTTTGAATTATCTTACACCAATGATGACCAAAAACAACT AGTGGTTGAAACCTTAAAAGATTATGCAATCAAAGCTCTGGTGAACACGGTTGACCATTTAGGTGCTGTGTCATGTAAGGTCAACGACCTTTTAAGTGAAAAAGTGAATGAAGTTTCAACAACAGAGCTTCGAGTATCATCTATTCAACAG AGACTAAGAGTATGCCAGGGCTGTTTTGATCATGAAGGCTTAGCACAACAGTCTTCATTGATAAATATTCCAAAGTACCATAAAAGATATATCTTGCCAG TTGGAGAGACAATGCAAGGTGGTATGAGAACAAAATCGAAGTACCAAGGATGCAGTTTGGATGATGAAGACGAGTGGCACGAATTCAAGAATG CTGTTCGTGCTACAATCAAAGAAAAAGAAACACCACCATCTTTGGCCAG CAAAAGACGATCCCCATCTCCTACACCCCAACAACCAGGATCGTTTGCTTTCACTGCTGCAGTCACAAGAAAAGATTTAG AAAAAAGATCAATTTCACCACGTAGATTTTCTCTTTTGCGTACGGGTTCTTTGTCTAGTAGGCCAACAACCCCAAATTCAAGATCGACTACTCCTACTAATCGCAGTAGGCCAACAACTCCAACCTCGGTCTCCCGACAAATG CTTTCGGAGCCTAGGAAATCGGCTTCAATGCGTATGCATGCCGACAGAGAAACAAACAGAGAGACAGACCAGAACCAGAACCAGATTCCAAGCAAAAGTAAACGATTACTCAAGGCATTGCTTAGTAGACGCAAGTCTAAGAAAGATGACATGCTTTACACTTATTTGGATGAATATTAA
- the LOC111876132 gene encoding uncharacterized protein LOC111876132 yields the protein MDSGEGKPRWVHYANSSIVQEDYKGTSPSSSKLPSEESPGDGVKLYDLAGDTKWWLHHQPKENPTSFWEPSWETMEMEEKYAKIKEFEAEKKSQDELSKAELLEALCHSQTRAREAEKAAQKANNEKEDMISQFMKQASQLFAYKQWFRILQLEATRNSKYHQQRVWKRKKKEKADSGSSRYKNGKSFGSFVLGLSLGGAGFLLGWTLGWLFR from the coding sequence ATGGATTCAGGAGAAGGTAAGCCTAGGTGGGTTCATTACGCTAATAGTTCCATAgttcaagaagattacaagggAACTTCACCATCTTCATCTAAATTACCTTCAGAAGAAAGTCCTGGTGATGGAGTCAAGTTATATGATCTTGCAGGTGACACCAAATGGTGGTTACACCATCAACCTAAAGAAAATCCCACCTCTTTCTGGGAACCATCATGGGAAACCATGGAAATGGAAGAAAAATATGCAAAAATCAAGGAATTTGAAGCAGAGAAAAAGAGTCAAGATGAACTGAGCAAGGCTGAGCTTTTGGAAGCACTTTGCCATTCTCAAACACGAGCAAGGGAAGCTGAAAAAGCTGCACaaaaagcaaacaatgaaaaAGAAGACATGATCAGTCAGTTTATGAAGCAAGCTTCACAGCTATTTGCTTACAAGCAATGGTTTCGTATATTGCAACTGGAAGCTACTAGGAACAGTAAGTATCATCAGCAAAGGGTttggaagaggaagaagaaggagaaggctGACTCTGGATCATCAAGATACAAAAATGGAAAGTCTTTTGGGAGCTTTGTTTTGGGTTTGAGTCTTGGTGGTGCGGGTTTCTTACTTGGTTGGACATTGGGTTGGTTATTCAGATGA